A section of the Virgibacillus sp. NKC19-3 genome encodes:
- the uvrB gene encoding excinuclease ABC subunit UvrB yields MENKFELVSHYEPSGDQPTAIKEIVEKVQAGQRHQTLLGATGTGKTFTMSNVIQEINRPTLVIAHNKTLAGQLYSEFKEYFPNNAVEYFVSFYDYYQPEAYVPSTDTFIEKDASINDEIDKLRHSATSSLFERNDVLIVASVSCIYGLGSPEEYNSQVLSLRMGMEKDRDRLLRDLVDIQYARNDIDFKRGTFRVRGDSVEVIPASREEHCIRFEFFGDEIDRIREVDVLTGEIIGDREHVAIFPASHYVTRQEKLKMAIANIEKELEERLKVLREENKLLEAQRIEQRTHYDIEMLQEMGFCSGIENYSRHLTLREEGATPYTLFDYFPDDFLVVVDESHATLPQVRGMYNGDRARKQVLVDHGFRLPSALDNRPLKFEEFEEKTNQLIYVSATPGPYEMEHAPEVTEQIIRPTGLLDPKIDVRPIDGQIDDLIGEINERNDKNERVLITTLTKKMSEDLTDYLKELGFKVAYLHSEIKTLERIEVIRDLRVGKYDVLVGINLLREGLDIPEVSLVAILDADKEGFLRSERSLIQTMGRAARNEHGQAVMYADKITDSMQAAIDETNRRRRVQMTYNEQHNITPTTIKKEVRDVIRATVAAEDQEEYNEKTKNVSELSGEEKTNAIEQMEKEMKEAAKALDFEKAAELRDILLELKAGA; encoded by the coding sequence ATGGAAAATAAATTTGAGCTTGTGTCGCACTATGAGCCATCTGGTGATCAGCCAACGGCAATTAAAGAAATAGTTGAAAAGGTTCAGGCCGGACAGCGACATCAGACATTGCTTGGTGCAACAGGGACAGGTAAAACCTTTACGATGTCCAATGTCATACAGGAAATTAATCGACCGACATTAGTTATTGCCCATAATAAAACACTAGCCGGCCAATTATATAGTGAGTTTAAGGAATATTTCCCGAACAATGCTGTGGAGTATTTTGTCAGTTTTTACGACTATTATCAGCCTGAAGCATATGTACCTTCCACAGATACATTTATCGAGAAAGATGCAAGTATAAATGATGAAATAGATAAGCTACGTCACTCGGCAACATCATCCCTTTTTGAAAGAAATGATGTATTAATTGTTGCTAGTGTCTCATGCATATACGGGTTAGGTTCACCGGAAGAATACAACAGCCAGGTGCTTTCCCTAAGGATGGGAATGGAGAAAGACCGGGATCGTCTGCTGCGTGATCTTGTCGATATTCAATACGCACGAAATGATATTGATTTCAAGCGTGGGACATTTCGTGTGCGCGGTGACTCAGTTGAAGTTATTCCTGCTTCCAGAGAGGAGCATTGTATTCGATTTGAATTTTTTGGTGATGAAATAGACCGAATCCGGGAAGTGGATGTTTTAACAGGAGAAATTATTGGTGACAGGGAACATGTTGCTATTTTCCCAGCATCTCACTATGTTACCAGACAAGAGAAACTAAAAATGGCAATCGCCAATATTGAAAAAGAATTAGAAGAACGTTTAAAAGTACTGCGAGAGGAAAATAAACTCTTGGAAGCGCAACGAATTGAACAACGGACACATTATGATATTGAAATGTTGCAGGAAATGGGTTTTTGTTCGGGTATCGAAAACTATTCCAGACATTTAACACTTCGGGAGGAGGGTGCAACCCCGTATACATTGTTTGATTATTTTCCCGATGACTTCCTAGTTGTGGTGGATGAATCACATGCGACCTTGCCGCAAGTCAGAGGGATGTACAATGGTGACCGGGCACGGAAACAGGTACTTGTTGACCATGGATTTCGGCTCCCTTCAGCCTTGGATAACCGCCCATTAAAATTTGAAGAATTTGAAGAGAAAACAAATCAACTTATATACGTTTCGGCAACTCCTGGACCTTACGAAATGGAGCATGCTCCGGAAGTGACAGAACAAATTATTCGTCCTACTGGCTTACTGGATCCAAAGATCGATGTACGCCCTATCGATGGGCAGATTGATGATTTGATCGGTGAAATCAATGAACGAAATGACAAAAACGAACGAGTTCTTATTACGACATTAACGAAGAAAATGTCAGAGGATCTTACGGATTATTTAAAAGAACTCGGATTTAAAGTTGCCTACCTCCATTCTGAGATTAAAACACTGGAGCGTATTGAGGTTATCCGTGACCTGAGGGTTGGGAAGTATGATGTACTTGTGGGAATTAACCTATTACGGGAAGGACTGGATATTCCCGAAGTGTCACTTGTCGCCATATTGGACGCCGATAAAGAAGGCTTCCTGCGCTCTGAACGCTCTTTAATTCAAACCATGGGAAGGGCCGCTCGAAATGAACATGGTCAAGCGGTCATGTATGCTGATAAAATCACTGATTCGATGCAGGCAGCAATAGATGAAACGAATCGACGTCGGCGTGTACAAATGACGTATAATGAACAGCATAATATCACACCAACGACCATCAAGAAAGAAGTCCGTGATGTCATACGTGCAACAGTTGCAGCAGAGGATCAGGAAGAATACAATGAAAAGACAAAGAATGTGAGCGAACTATCTGGAGAAGAGAAAACAAATGCCATCGAACAAATGGAAAAAGAAATGAAGGAAGCTGCAAAAGCGCTTGACTTTGAGAAAGCAGCAGAGCTTCGTGATATTTTACTTGAGCTTAAAGCAGGAGCGTGA
- a CDS encoding PDZ domain-containing protein: protein MTEAWFIEIAKGIGIFFLNPLVYWSLLLIVLAGYKRIKRERMDFGSKVFDIFSEWNHTWLASIMIGIVISLITLVVGIVFSYETILLLSIMMIVLSLTLRFTMLSASYTIGITYLLLLFLPFLIENQSYVDGNLFSNVNFTGLSILLGLFLIGEAIFLGRIRRNETFPELVMGSRGGWIGQHHVKKLSIIPFFTLVPAGMITPFAPFWPYFSLGGESYSILLVPFIIGFDFTVRGNLPQKIAVKLGKSVLLLGLIITVLAVLSIFVSWLSLVAVLIAILGKEYINYRHRIKDRTGRAYFHQKDKGLKVLGLMPGTPAERLDMYVGETIVKVNGKNISNHDEFYQALQATGASFTLGLLDDAGEIRFVQNVLYEGEHHELGIIFTTEPYRKDAQRTATH, encoded by the coding sequence ATGACAGAAGCATGGTTCATTGAAATTGCAAAAGGGATTGGAATTTTTTTCCTGAACCCGCTTGTATATTGGTCTTTATTATTGATCGTGTTAGCGGGATATAAACGGATTAAAAGGGAACGGATGGATTTTGGATCAAAAGTATTTGATATTTTTTCAGAGTGGAACCATACATGGCTGGCTTCAATCATGATAGGTATTGTTATTTCCCTGATTACATTAGTTGTTGGGATTGTTTTTTCATATGAAACAATTCTGCTGTTAAGTATTATGATGATTGTGTTGAGTCTGACGTTACGATTTACGATGTTATCTGCAAGTTATACGATAGGAATTACATATTTACTACTTTTATTTTTGCCATTCCTAATAGAAAATCAATCATATGTTGATGGGAATTTATTTTCGAATGTCAATTTTACTGGTTTAAGCATTTTATTAGGGCTATTTTTAATAGGTGAAGCCATATTTCTTGGTAGGATTAGGCGTAATGAAACCTTTCCTGAGCTTGTTATGGGGAGCCGAGGGGGATGGATTGGTCAACATCATGTGAAAAAGCTAAGTATTATTCCTTTCTTTACTCTGGTTCCTGCTGGAATGATTACCCCTTTTGCGCCATTTTGGCCATATTTTTCTCTAGGTGGGGAGTCTTATAGTATATTGCTCGTCCCATTTATCATTGGGTTTGACTTTACGGTGAGAGGTAACCTTCCGCAAAAAATAGCTGTTAAGCTTGGAAAATCCGTTTTGCTTTTAGGTCTAATCATTACCGTTTTAGCCGTCTTGAGTATTTTTGTTTCCTGGTTATCATTGGTGGCGGTTTTAATCGCTATTTTAGGCAAGGAATATATAAATTATCGTCATCGTATAAAAGATCGAACGGGCCGCGCTTATTTCCATCAAAAGGATAAAGGGTTAAAAGTGTTGGGGTTAATGCCAGGAACACCCGCAGAGCGACTTGATATGTATGTAGGTGAAACCATTGTAAAAGTGAATGGAAAAAATATAAGCAATCACGATGAATTTTATCAAGCTCTGCAAGCAACTGGTGCATCATTTACGTTGGGTTTACTGGATGATGCTGGTGAAATCCGATTTGTTCAAAATGTCTTATATGAAGGGGAACATCATGAATTAGGGATTATTTTTACGACAGAACCCTATCGGAAAGATGCTCAGAGGACAGCAACGCACTGA
- a CDS encoding S41 family peptidase: MNLKKSHIIILLVAALVLGFGGGYAGVKYAQADSAESEKQEIAEVLQGAAGGESGESQSDDMQKVDQAFNLIQQNYLEDVEDQQLIEGAIEGMLATLEDPHSSYMDVEMMEQFNEQIESSFEGIGAEVSMVNDIVTIVSPIKDSPAEEAGLRANDQVLSVDGENLDGLNLNEAVAHIRGEKGSEVVLEIQRSGSDPFEVTLVRDEIPVETVYNDIETVDGKKTGVLEVTNFSENTATEFNEQLEMLEDEGIEGLVIDVRGNPGGLLDVVEEMASLFVPEDTPYLQIEDNNGEVTPYYSQLEETKEYPISVVVDEGSASASEILAVAMKEMGYDVVGQPSFGKGTVQQAVPMGDGSTIKLTTDKWLSPNGEWINETGVEPTIDVSQPDYFYTNPVQVEEPFTYDQTDEKIGNIQVMLTGLGYDTGRTDGYFNEETEEAVTEFQTDNDLEATGEVDEETAGMIETIVVENIRNGEDDQQLEEALNKLYE, encoded by the coding sequence ATGAATCTGAAAAAATCACATATAATCATTCTTTTGGTTGCTGCACTCGTATTAGGTTTTGGTGGTGGCTATGCAGGTGTAAAATATGCACAAGCCGATAGCGCGGAATCAGAAAAGCAGGAAATTGCCGAAGTATTACAAGGTGCAGCAGGTGGAGAGTCAGGCGAGAGTCAATCTGATGATATGCAAAAAGTAGACCAGGCTTTCAATTTAATTCAGCAAAATTATCTAGAAGATGTGGAAGACCAGCAGTTAATTGAAGGTGCCATTGAAGGTATGCTCGCTACCCTTGAAGATCCGCATAGTTCGTATATGGACGTTGAAATGATGGAACAATTCAATGAACAGATCGAATCATCCTTTGAGGGAATTGGTGCTGAAGTAAGTATGGTGAATGATATTGTAACCATTGTTTCTCCTATAAAGGATTCACCTGCCGAAGAGGCTGGTTTACGCGCCAATGACCAAGTTTTAAGTGTTGATGGTGAAAACTTGGACGGATTGAATCTAAATGAAGCGGTTGCACATATACGCGGGGAAAAAGGATCGGAAGTTGTGCTTGAAATTCAGCGATCAGGATCTGATCCTTTTGAAGTGACGCTTGTTCGTGATGAGATTCCAGTTGAAACGGTATATAATGATATAGAAACCGTTGATGGAAAAAAGACTGGAGTGTTGGAAGTAACCAATTTTTCTGAGAATACAGCTACAGAATTTAATGAGCAACTAGAAATGCTGGAAGATGAAGGCATTGAAGGGCTAGTTATTGATGTACGTGGAAATCCAGGTGGACTCCTTGATGTGGTTGAAGAAATGGCGTCCCTGTTTGTACCTGAAGATACACCATACTTGCAAATAGAAGATAATAATGGTGAGGTTACCCCATATTATTCACAATTAGAGGAAACAAAGGAATATCCAATAAGTGTAGTTGTTGATGAAGGTAGCGCCTCAGCATCTGAAATTCTTGCGGTTGCTATGAAGGAAATGGGCTATGATGTTGTTGGACAACCGAGCTTCGGAAAAGGAACGGTTCAGCAAGCTGTACCAATGGGTGATGGAAGTACGATTAAGTTAACAACGGATAAATGGCTTTCTCCAAACGGGGAATGGATTAATGAAACTGGCGTAGAACCGACGATCGATGTTTCCCAACCTGATTACTTTTATACGAATCCAGTCCAGGTTGAAGAGCCTTTCACCTATGATCAGACCGATGAAAAAATCGGAAATATTCAAGTGATGCTAACAGGTTTAGGCTATGATACCGGACGTACGGATGGTTATTTTAATGAAGAAACCGAAGAAGCAGTAACGGAGTTTCAGACAGATAATGATCTGGAAGCAACAGGGGAAGTTGACGAAGAAACGGCTGGCATGATCGAGACAATTGTAGTAGAAAATATCCGTAACGGTGAAGATGATCAGCAGCTGGAAGAGGCATTAAACAAATTATATGAATAA
- a CDS encoding murein hydrolase activator EnvC family protein: MKKVYLGVFVAVLATTIGFVNTDNVSAESVDELEKKVNELEEEQNDLESKKGNLESDKEKTEDEMNENENQQSSVEQEINTIDEELTTTQNDIQTKETEIDNTNQEIEDLNNRIEELKEEIVVLEDRIEEREELLKNRLVSIQQNGGGMKYLEVILGSQSFGDFINRSSAVNTIMDQDKSIMEEHTADKKALEDNKQEVEDSRVEVENKKVALENQKEELVALKSQLDDQLDERETMMADLEEEYGELEEEMLTKDEEQEILYAEEEANQKAIELAQNEKSELEQEQLEKEKERERERERAAQAEKEEAKEESDSNSKSESKSESNSEPESNSDSSPSPSGKVATTSSSSNGKFSAPAPGSITDTFGMRDSHPIFGDARMHNGIDFGTSPGTTLSAAADGVVSTAGSMGGLGNTITISHSIDGQTYTTVYGHLSSISVSSGQTVSEGETIGATGNSGNSTGPHLHFEVHKGGYGNPIDPLPLMK, encoded by the coding sequence ATGAAGAAGGTTTACTTAGGTGTGTTTGTAGCTGTTTTAGCTACAACAATTGGTTTCGTAAATACAGATAACGTTTCTGCAGAATCCGTTGACGAATTAGAGAAAAAAGTAAACGAACTCGAAGAAGAACAAAATGATCTTGAAAGTAAGAAAGGCAATCTCGAAAGTGATAAGGAAAAAACAGAAGATGAGATGAATGAAAACGAGAACCAACAAAGTTCGGTTGAACAGGAAATAAACACGATTGATGAGGAACTAACGACTACACAAAATGATATCCAAACAAAGGAAACAGAGATTGATAATACAAATCAGGAGATTGAAGATTTAAATAATCGAATCGAAGAATTAAAAGAAGAGATTGTAGTCTTGGAAGATCGTATTGAAGAACGAGAAGAACTATTGAAAAATCGTCTCGTCTCCATCCAGCAAAACGGTGGTGGCATGAAGTATCTGGAGGTTATTTTAGGGTCCCAAAGCTTTGGTGATTTTATTAACCGGTCTTCTGCAGTAAACACCATTATGGATCAGGATAAATCGATCATGGAAGAACATACTGCAGATAAAAAAGCATTGGAAGATAATAAGCAGGAAGTTGAAGACAGCAGGGTAGAGGTAGAGAATAAAAAGGTTGCATTGGAAAACCAAAAGGAAGAACTTGTAGCGTTAAAAAGTCAATTGGATGACCAATTGGATGAGCGGGAAACAATGATGGCAGACTTGGAAGAAGAGTATGGTGAATTAGAAGAAGAAATGCTTACCAAGGATGAAGAACAAGAAATATTATATGCTGAGGAAGAAGCAAATCAAAAAGCAATTGAATTGGCACAGAATGAAAAAAGTGAATTAGAACAGGAGCAATTAGAAAAAGAAAAAGAACGGGAAAGAGAACGGGAAAGGGCTGCACAGGCCGAAAAAGAGGAAGCGAAGGAAGAATCCGATTCAAACAGTAAATCGGAATCAAAATCGGAATCAAATTCCGAACCGGAATCAAATTCTGATTCCAGTCCCAGTCCCAGTGGTAAGGTAGCTACAACAAGCTCAAGCTCAAATGGTAAATTTAGCGCACCAGCACCAGGATCTATAACCGATACCTTTGGAATGAGAGATTCTCACCCCATATTCGGAGATGCACGGATGCATAACGGGATTGATTTTGGTACTTCTCCTGGTACGACTTTAAGTGCAGCAGCTGATGGTGTTGTTTCAACAGCTGGAAGCATGGGGGGACTTGGGAATACGATTACGATCTCCCATTCCATTGATGGGCAAACCTATACAACAGTATATGGGCACTTGAGCAGTATTTCTGTATCTTCTGGACAAACAGTCAGTGAAGGGGAAACAATTGGAGCAACAGGTAACAGTGGTAACTCTACTGGACCACATTTGCATTTTGAAGTACATAAAGGTGGTTATGGTAATCCAATTGATCCGCTACCTCTTATGAAATGA
- the ftsX gene encoding permease-like cell division protein FtsX, giving the protein MKFRTIMRHLREGIKNIGRNGWMTVASIGAVTTTLILVGVFLALVLNLNQMANNIEDDVEISAFIDPTINEEEATTLGDDIKKIDGVDSVVFSSKDEQLEQLIDSMGDEGQSWQLFEQDNPLNHAYVVNAVNPDETMRIAEEITDLQGVQEVEYGQDVVQRLFEFNQYARTIGLVLILGLVFTAIFLISNTIKITIMARSTEIGIQKLVGATNGFIRWPFFVEGLLLGVLGSIIPIAAILAGYYYIDTNVSGQINYGFVEFLPFYPFAWQLSLIILGIGALIGVWGSVMSVRKFLKV; this is encoded by the coding sequence ATGAAATTTAGAACGATAATGCGACATCTACGTGAAGGGATTAAAAATATTGGACGTAATGGTTGGATGACGGTAGCTTCTATTGGGGCAGTAACAACAACATTGATTTTAGTTGGCGTATTCCTTGCATTAGTGCTCAACTTAAATCAAATGGCCAACAATATTGAAGATGATGTCGAAATAAGTGCATTCATTGATCCAACCATAAACGAGGAAGAAGCAACCACTTTAGGCGACGATATTAAGAAAATTGATGGAGTGGATTCCGTTGTTTTCTCCTCTAAGGATGAGCAATTAGAACAGCTAATAGATAGTATGGGCGATGAGGGGCAGTCATGGCAGTTGTTTGAGCAAGACAATCCATTAAATCACGCTTATGTTGTGAACGCGGTAAATCCGGATGAAACGATGCGGATAGCCGAAGAGATTACAGATCTCCAAGGTGTACAGGAAGTAGAATATGGCCAGGATGTTGTTCAACGATTGTTCGAATTTAATCAATATGCCCGGACAATTGGACTGGTTTTAATACTTGGACTAGTGTTCACAGCGATTTTCCTTATTTCCAACACCATAAAAATCACCATCATGGCCCGAAGTACAGAGATAGGTATTCAAAAACTGGTTGGTGCAACAAATGGATTTATCAGATGGCCATTTTTTGTCGAAGGGTTACTGTTGGGCGTGTTAGGCTCAATTATTCCAATTGCAGCAATTCTGGCCGGATACTACTATATAGATACGAATGTTAGTGGACAAATTAATTACGGTTTTGTGGAATTTTTACCATTTTATCCATTTGCATGGCAACTTTCGCTCATTATTTTAGGGATAGGAGCACTCATTGGTGTTTGGGGAAGTGTCATGAGTGTACGGAAATTCCTAAAAGTATAA
- the ftsE gene encoding cell division ATP-binding protein FtsE translates to MIFMKDVNKTYANGVIALKGINIDIKQGEFVYLVGQSGAGKSTFIRLIYREVKPTDGSIFINEIDLSKLKERRIPYLRRDVGVIFQDFKLLPKLSVYENIAFALEVIEESPRNIRKRAMDVLEIVGLKNKARFIPDELSGGEQQRVSIARAIVNNPKIVIADEPTGNLDPDTSWDIMKTFEEINARGTTVIMATHSKEIVNTIKHRVIAIEDGMIVRDEDQGGYGYEI, encoded by the coding sequence ATGATATTCATGAAAGATGTAAATAAAACATATGCCAACGGGGTTATTGCTCTAAAAGGCATTAATATTGATATAAAACAGGGTGAATTTGTATATCTTGTCGGCCAAAGTGGTGCCGGGAAGTCAACATTTATACGATTAATCTATCGAGAAGTTAAACCTACAGATGGCTCCATTTTTATCAATGAAATTGATCTTAGTAAATTAAAAGAACGACGAATTCCTTATTTACGCAGGGATGTTGGTGTGATTTTCCAGGATTTTAAGCTGCTTCCCAAACTATCTGTCTATGAAAATATAGCTTTTGCTTTAGAAGTTATTGAAGAATCCCCTCGAAATATCCGTAAACGTGCGATGGATGTACTGGAAATTGTTGGATTAAAAAACAAAGCTCGATTCATTCCTGATGAATTATCAGGTGGTGAACAACAGCGCGTATCAATTGCACGTGCCATTGTAAATAATCCCAAAATAGTGATTGCAGATGAGCCTACAGGTAACTTAGATCCGGATACCTCATGGGACATCATGAAAACATTTGAAGAAATTAATGCAAGAGGTACAACTGTTATCATGGCCACCCACAGCAAGGAAATCGTAAACACGATTAAGCACCGTGTTATTGCTATTGAAGATGGCATGATTGTTCGAGATGAAGATCAAGGTGGATACGGCTATGAAATTTAG
- the cccB gene encoding cytochrome c551, whose amino-acid sequence MKKWLLTLLFSTALVLGACGGDDGDTEESSDGGDSVDTAAAEEIYESNCTACHGADLSGGQGPDLTSVGADHSADEIADIIENGQGGMPPQDVSGEDLDTLSNWLADMQ is encoded by the coding sequence ATGAAGAAATGGTTACTTACACTATTATTCAGTACAGCACTCGTGCTTGGAGCATGTGGTGGAGATGATGGTGATACTGAGGAATCTTCTGACGGTGGCGATTCTGTAGACACTGCTGCAGCTGAAGAGATCTATGAAAGCAATTGTACTGCTTGTCATGGTGCAGACCTCTCTGGGGGTCAAGGCCCAGACTTAACTTCAGTTGGTGCTGACCATTCAGCAGATGAAATTGCTGATATTATTGAAAATGGTCAAGGTGGCATGCCTCCACAAGATGTATCCGGCGAAGACCTTGATACACTTTCCAATTGGTTAGCAGATATGCAATAA
- the prfB gene encoding peptide chain release factor 2 (programmed frameshift), which translates to MELVEIRNELDKMKARMEDFRGSLDLADKKPRIEELDLQMTDPDFWNDQEHAQKVINEVNGLKSYVHTFEAIESHLNDLEVSYELVKEEQDPELFEELNKEIKDVMKDINAFELQMLLSEPYDANNAILELHPGAGGTESQDWASMLLRMYQRWAESKDFNVETLDYLPGDEAGVKSVTLLIKGHNAYGYLKAEKGVHRLVRISPFDSSGRRHTSFASCDVLPEITDDVEIELNAEDLKIDTYRASGAGGQHVNTTDSAVRITHLPTGFIVTCQNERSQIKNREVAMKMMKSKLYQQEIERQQQEIDDIRGEQKEIGWGSQIRSYVFHPYSMIKDHRTNVEIGNTQAVMDGDLSPFIDAYLRAKIS; encoded by the exons ATGGAATTGGTAGAGATTAGAAACGAATTGGATAAAATGAAGGCACGTATGGAAGACTTTAGGGGGTCTCTT GACTTAGCTGATAAGAAGCCTCGGATTGAAGAATTAGATCTACAAATGACAGATCCGGATTTTTGGAATGATCAGGAGCATGCGCAAAAGGTAATAAATGAAGTCAATGGACTAAAGAGTTATGTTCATACATTCGAAGCGATAGAAAGCCACTTGAATGATTTGGAAGTATCCTATGAACTTGTAAAAGAAGAACAGGATCCGGAATTATTTGAGGAGCTTAATAAAGAAATAAAAGACGTTATGAAGGATATTAATGCATTCGAGTTACAAATGCTACTGAGTGAGCCTTATGATGCAAATAATGCCATACTTGAACTCCATCCTGGTGCAGGTGGTACCGAATCACAGGATTGGGCAAGCATGCTGCTGCGTATGTATCAACGTTGGGCGGAAAGTAAAGATTTCAATGTGGAGACACTCGATTATTTACCTGGTGATGAAGCAGGTGTAAAAAGTGTTACATTGTTGATTAAAGGGCATAATGCATACGGGTATTTGAAAGCTGAAAAAGGGGTCCATCGATTGGTGCGTATATCGCCATTTGACTCATCCGGCCGGCGCCATACTTCTTTTGCGTCATGTGATGTTTTGCCGGAAATAACGGATGATGTGGAGATTGAATTGAATGCAGAAGATCTGAAAATCGACACCTATCGTGCAAGTGGTGCAGGTGGGCAGCATGTCAATACGACTGATTCAGCCGTTAGAATTACTCACTTGCCAACAGGTTTTATCGTAACTTGTCAGAATGAACGTTCCCAAATAAAAAACCGTGAAGTTGCCATGAAAATGATGAAATCAAAGTTATATCAACAGGAAATTGAACGTCAGCAACAGGAGATAGATGATATCCGTGGAGAACAAAAAGAAATCGGTTGGGGAAGCCAAATCCGTTCCTACGTTTTTCATCCATATTCCATGATCAAAGACCATCGGACAAATGTCGAAATAGGTAATACACAAGCTGTCATGGATGGGGATTTAAGCCCGTTTATTGATGCATATTTACGTGCAAAAATTAGTTGA